GCGGAGTACGGCGCGCTGGCCGGGATGCCTCGGTAGGCCTCGACCGTCGAGACGTTGACGATCGAGGAGCCGGCCACCAGGTGCGGCAGCACGGCGTACGTCATCGTGAGGACGTGGCGCAGGTTGACCTCGTAGAGCCGCTGCCACTGCTCGGGCGTGCTGTGCGCGAAGTCGCGCGAGGCCGGGCGGAAGTCGCCGACGTTGTTGACCAGGACGTCGATCGCGCTGCTGATCCCGGCCGCCGTGGTCACGACGGTGGTGGCGACGTCGTCATCGGTGATGTCGCCGGGGACGACGGTGCAGGCGCCGCCGTCCTCGCGGATGCCGGTGGCCGCGGCCGCGGCGGCCTCCGGGTCGATGTCGTTGAGGACGACGTGGTCACCGCGGGCCGCGAGGGCGCGCGAGATCGCTCCGCCGATGCCGCCCGCTCCCCCGGTGACGATGCTGACCCGGTGTTCCATGCTCTCTCCGATCACTGAGGTTCTGGCAGGATCGCGGCGTGATGCCCGAGCCCGCTCCGGCCCGCCGGATGCGGGTGCGGGAGGACCCCGCCGTACGACGGCAGGCGATCCTCGACAGCGCCGCGACCCTGTTCGCGCGGCGCGGGTACGCCGACACGACGGTGCGGCACATCGCGGACGAGGCCGAGATCCAGTCGGGCAGCCTGTATCACTACTTCGCCTCCAAGGACGCGCTCCTCGAGGCGGTGCTGCGGGAGTTCCTGGCCGACCTGGCGGCGGCGACCGAGGCGATCGTCCGCGCGGACGCACCGCCGCGGCAGCGGGTCGGCGACCTGGTCCGGCACGCCCTCGGCCTGATCGCCGAGCGGCCGGCCTGGGTGCTGACCTACCAGAACGAGTTCCTCCGGCTGGTCGACCAGCCGGGCTTCGACTTCGTGGCCGAGCAGAGCGCGGCGATCGAGGCCGGGTGGGTGCGCGCGCTGACCGAGAGTGCCGACGCCGGGGACTTCGCGGTCGACGTACCGGTGGACGTGCGGTACCGCCTGGTGCGCGACGCGACCTGGACCGCGGTGCGCTGGTACCGCGCCGGCTCGGCGAGCGATGCGGACACGCTGGCCGAGCAGTACCTCGCGGTCTTCTACGGCACGCACTAGACCCGGGGCGGGAGCGCGTCGACCGCGGCCACCATGGTGCGCAGGGTCTCCGCGATGTCGCCACGGTGGTAGCCGAGGAGCGCCTGCTCCGTCGCGTCGGGCTCGTAGCGCAGCGTCACGCCCTTGCCGGCCACCAGGAAGTCGTCGGGCAGGAAGGCATGGTCCTCGTCGCAGACCGCGACGGTGCGCTCGGCGCCGGCGGCGTCGAACAGGGCCTGGAAGTAACCCTGGAAGGTGAGGTTCTCGTCGCCGATGAGGTACGCACGGCCGGACTCGCCGTGCTCGACGGCACCCGCCACGGCGGCGGCGACGGCGTGCACCGACATGTAGTTGGTGCCACCGTGGGGCGCGCAGTCCGGCACCCGGTCGGCCATCGCGCCGCGGGCCCAGCGGACCATCTTGGCGAAGGCGTGCAGGGCGCGGCCGGGGGCGACGCCGACCACGTTCGGCGGGTTGACCGCGCACACGGCGAAGTCGTCGGTGGCCAGCGCGAGGACGCCCGCCTCGGCGTCGGCGCGGGCCTTGACGTAGGCGTTGGTGGCGACCAGGTCGGGCAGCACCTGGTGGTAGTAGCTGCCGACCAGCACCGCCCGCCGTACGCCGGCCTCCCGGGCCTCCGCGAAGAAGGCCGGCAGGCTCGCGGTCTGCACGTCCTGCCAGGTCTCGGCCGAGGCGTGCACGCCGACGTGGCGGATGTCCTGGGCGGCGGCGAAGACGATCGCGTCGACGCCCCGGAGGCGGTCGGCCCAGCCCGGCC
The genomic region above belongs to Nocardioides sp. QY071 and contains:
- a CDS encoding SDR family oxidoreductase, translating into MEHRVSIVTGGAGGIGGAISRALAARGDHVVLNDIDPEAAAAAATGIREDGGACTVVPGDITDDDVATTVVTTAAGISSAIDVLVNNVGDFRPASRDFAHSTPEQWQRLYEVNLRHVLTMTYAVLPHLVAGSSIVNVSTVEAYRGIPASAPYSAFKAGVSAFTKSMAVELGPRGVRVNAIAPDLTDTAQTSRAAMLRGRDEALVPLWLPLGRFAEADDHAGVVDFLTSDAARFVTGHTVPVDGGTLAASGWFRRRDGKGWTNMPDQP
- a CDS encoding TetR/AcrR family transcriptional regulator; amino-acid sequence: MPEPAPARRMRVREDPAVRRQAILDSAATLFARRGYADTTVRHIADEAEIQSGSLYHYFASKDALLEAVLREFLADLAAATEAIVRADAPPRQRVGDLVRHALGLIAERPAWVLTYQNEFLRLVDQPGFDFVAEQSAAIEAGWVRALTESADAGDFAVDVPVDVRYRLVRDATWTAVRWYRAGSASDADTLAEQYLAVFYGTH
- a CDS encoding NAD-dependent epimerase/dehydratase family protein, whose product is MSVAQRVLVVGGTGLIGSTVAAELARRGYDVAVAGRNQPEEGSPAAAFDWVEGDYTRPGWADRLRGVDAIVFAAAQDIRHVGVHASAETWQDVQTASLPAFFAEAREAGVRRAVLVGSYYHQVLPDLVATNAYVKARADAEAGVLALATDDFAVCAVNPPNVVGVAPGRALHAFAKMVRWARGAMADRVPDCAPHGGTNYMSVHAVAAAVAGAVEHGESGRAYLIGDENLTFQGYFQALFDAAGAERTVAVCDEDHAFLPDDFLVAGKGVTLRYEPDATEQALLGYHRGDIAETLRTMVAAVDALPPRV